The Dehalobacter sp. DCM sequence CAAAACACTGGTGATCGATGTGGAGAAAGAGGGTTTGATCACTTTTGGCCTGGCCCAGAAGCTGGCGCAAACACTGGGGGGAGACTATTTCAAAATAGATGACCTGAAAGCGGATACCCTGGTGCAGGCAGTCAAACAGGCCTGAGAACAAAGCTTACACGAACCCCAGACCAGTCTTCGTAATGAATAGGTACTATATTTTCTTAAAGGTGGTATTTCGCTAATGAGCAAATTAAAAAAAGTATATCCGTTTGCCGCAATTGTCGGCCAAGAGGAAATGAAAAAAGGATTACTGTTAAATGCCATTAATCCCAAGCTGTCCGGAATCTTAATCAGAGGGGAAAAAGGGACGGCCAAATCAACAGCTGTCCGGGCGCTGGCGGCCTTGCTGCCGGAGATAGAAGTTGTCGCCGACTGCATTTTTGGCTGCAATCCGGACGATGCGGCCAGTATGTGCGGCAGTTGCCGGGAACGCCTGGCAGCAGGGGAAACACTGCCCAGGACCAAACGACGGATGCGGGTGGTAGATCTGCCGGTATCCGCTACCGAAGACCGGGTTGTCGGAACGCTGGATATCGAACAGGCCATCAAAAAAGGAGAAAAGCGTTTTGAACCGGGAGTACTGGCTCAGGCCAACCGGGGGATCCTTTATGTCGATGAAGTCAATCTGTTGGATGATCACATTGTGGACGTGCTTTTGGACTCGGCGGCTATGGGAGTCAATACCGTGGAGAGAGAGGGTGTGTCCTTCAGCCACCCCGCCAACTTTATTCTGGTGGGAACCATGAATCCGGAGGAAGGCGAGCTCAGGCCCCAGCTTCTGGACCGCTTCGGACTCTGTGTGACGATAAGCGGGATTCTTGATCCGGCGTTGCGGGTGGAGGTCGTTAAACGGCGGGCTTTTTTCGAAGAGGCACCGGAAGATTTTGTGGTTCAATGGGAAGGGGAAGAAGAAAAGCTGCGTCGGCAAATCAGCCAGGCCATGGGGCTTCTACCCAAGGTCAGCATCTCTGAGGAAATGCTTTATATGATTGCCCAGATTGCGATTGAAATGGGTGTGGACGGGCACCGGGCTGATTTGGTCATGATGAAAGCCGCCAAAACGATGGCCGCTTTAAATAATCGGGAGAAAGTCAGTAAAGAGGACGTTCAGCAGTCGGTTGATTTGGCCTTGCTTCACCGGATGCGCCGCAAGCCGTTTCAGGAGTTGGGGATTGACAGGCAGAAGATCCAGGGTGTGATGAGCAAAAACTAAGAACAGAGTATAAACGGTTTGATTAACGCAGCCGGAGGAGTGAGCGTATGTCGGTAAAAATCATATTTCTGACTTCAGTGGAGGGTGATATTCCTACCTTGGTTCAGGGAGGTAAGCAGATCATTGCGCAGTATGGGCCGGTGATAGAAATTGTGGCCCGGACCAAAAACGATTTGGCCACGGAGGAGCGTATTACGAAATTAACCAAGAAGATTCAGGATGCTTGTCTGGTCATGATCAATCTGATGGGAGGCAAAGAGACCCTGCCGGGTTTTGACAGGGTGGTGGAGACAGCTGCAGCCTGCGGAATCCCTTTGCATGCCCAACCTTCGGCGCCGATGCCCACCAGGGAGTTAAAGGAGCTTTCGACGGTAGCGCCGGATGATTATGCCCTGATTCAAAAATACATCTATTACGGGGGAAAAGAGAACAATGTCAACCTGCTGCTTTGGGCAGCCAACCGTTTTGGCGGGCATACCTTTCCGGTGGTCGAACCCAAGATGCTTCCCTGGGAAGGAATCTACCATCCGCGTTTTCCTCAGGGAATCAGTCTTCAGGACTATTACCAGCAGAATTGCATCCCCGGCCGTGTGACAGTGGGCATATCTTTTTACCGGAGTCACTGGCTTGCCGAAAACACGTTTTTTGTGGATGCCCTTATTGCGTCTTTGGAAAAGCAGGGCGTCAATGTCCTGCCGGTATTCCTCTATACGACCCGTGACGAGGAATTGGGAAGCCAGGGTTTGCCCTGGGAGATTGAAAACTATTTCATGCAGGATGGTCAACCGTTGATTGATGCGCTGATCAGTTTACTCAGTTTTTCCCATTATTCATCATCGTCTCCCAAAGGGGCGGACGGCAGTGTTGACTTATGTCTGGAAAAGCTAGGCGTGCCGGTGATTAAGGCGATTGCCTCCATGAACAATTATCAGGACTGGTCCGAAACCATCCAGGGATTAAATCCCTTGGATGTTTGTATGAGCGTGGCTTTGCCTGAGTTTGACGGAGCCCTGATTACGGTGCCGGTCGCGACCCGGGAATATGGCCAGCAGGACCCCCTGACCGGCGCCAGTACCGTCTATTACCGGCCTATTCCCGAACGGGTGGACAAAGCGGCCAGGATGGCCGTCAACTGGGGAAGACTGAGGCACAAGCCCAATGCGGAGAAAAAAGTGGCCATTATCTTTCATAATTATCCGCCCCGCAATGACCGGATTGGCTGTGCTTTCGGATTAGATTCGGCGGCCAGCGTGTGGAATATCCTGCGGGATATGCAGGCAGCGGGATATGTGCTGGAAGCGTTGCCGCAAGACGGACAGGAATTGATCGAAAACATCATTCAACGGGTAACCAACGACCGGCGCTGGTCCAGTCCCGAACAAATGGCGAGGCTGGCTGTTGACGGTGTGACCCCGGAAGAATATAACAATTGGTTTGCAAGTTTTCCGAGTAAGGTGCAGGAGCAAATGACAGGTGACTGGGGAAGGGCGCCGGGCGAAGTATTCAACTATGATGACCGACTGCTGATCCCGGGGATTATCAATGGCAATGTTTTTATCGGCTTGCAGCCTCCCCGGGGTTTCGGGGAAGACCCGGCTAAGATCTATCATAGCCCGGATGCTTCACCAACCCATCATTATCTGGCCTATTACCGCTGGATCAGGGACGACTTTCAGGCGGATGCCATTATGCATATTGGCAAGCACGGTTCGCTGGAGTGGCTTCCCGGCAAGTCGGTGGGCCTTTCCGCAAGCTGCTACCCGGACCTGGCCATTACCGATCTGCCGAATATTTACCCGTATATCATTAATAATCCCGGGGAAGGGACTCAGGCCAAGCGCCGAAGCTATGCCTGCATGATCGATCATCTGATTCCGGTGATGACCAATGCCGACGCCTATGATGAGATGGCTGGCATCGAGGTGCAGCTGGAGGATTATTATCACGCCAAAACCCTTGATCCGGACAAGCTGCCGCATCTGCAAAAGCTGATCTGGGAAAAGGTGGTTGCAGCTGATCTGGATAAAGACCTGAATATCGATCAGGATACCGCCCTGGCTGATTTTGATGAATTTCTGGAAGACCTGCACGGCTATCTGAGTGAAATCAAAGATACCCAAATCAGAGACGGTCTGCATATTTTTGGAGAGCCGCCGCTTGACGCCCGTTTGGTGGAAATGCTCGTCGCTTTGACCAGGCTGGCTAATGGTTCAGTCCCTTCCTTGCGGCAGGCCGCGGCGGAAGTACTGGGTTATGATTATGACGAACTGCTGGCGGAAAGAGGAAAATTGCTGCCGGCTTTGGGAAAAACCTGCGGGCAGGTTCTGGATGAGATTAATGTCCTGATTCTGAAGATGATGGACGAATTATTCCAAAAGGATTTTCAGGTTGAAGCAATTCCGGCACTCTGCAGACAGTTTCTGAATAAGACTGCCAAACCGGTGGAACAGGCGTTGCGCTACGCGGCAACGACGCTGGTGGAAAAATTAAATAAAACGACTGACGAGCTGGCCAATACACTGAACGCCTTAAACGGCGGGTTCACGCCTCCGGGACCATCCGGCGCGCCGACCAGGGGGATGGCGGATATTCTGCCTACAGGACGCAATTTCTATTCCGTTGACCCCCAGGCCATTCCTTCGCCGGCAGCCTGGAAAGTCGGTGTCAGTCTGGGTGATGCGCTGCTGGAAAGATATTTGGCGGATGAGGGCAAATACCCGGAGAGTATCGGGATCATCATTTGGGGTACCGGCGTCATGCGGACCAAAGGGGATGATATTGCCGAAATCCTGTATTTGATGGGAATCAAGCCTGTTTGGGAGGAAAGAAGCGGCCGGGTGAAAGGGCTTCAGCTCATGTCCCTGGAAGAGCTGGGGCATCCCCGCATTGATGTGACCCTGCGGATCAGCGGCTTATTTCGCGACGCTTTCCCCAATATCGTATCTTTGCTGGATGAAGCGGTGGAAATGGCGGCAGGCACAGAAGAGAAGGATGAAGACAACTATCTGGCCAAACATGTACGCCAGGAAATTGAAGAATATATGCAGGCAGGAATGGATCGGGAGACAGCCGCGGAATATGCCGGTTTCCGGATTTTCGGCTGCCGCCCGGGGGCTTACGGGGCCGGGGTCAGCAATGTGATCGAAGCCAAGAACTGGCAGGATGAAAAAGACCTGGGCGAGGTGTATGTCACCTGGGGCGGTTATGCTTACGGGCGTAAAACGTACGGCAAAACCGTGCCGGAAGTATTCAAGAAGCGCTTGAGCAAGCTGGACTTGACGGTCAAGAATGAAGATAACCGGGAATATGATTTCCTGGACAGCGATGACTTCTATTCTTATCATGGCGGGATGATCGCGGCCGTTAAAGCTTTCAAAGGCCAGCTTCCCCAGTCTTACAGCGGGGATTGCTCCGATCCGGACAGGGTCAAGATGCGTTCCACAGCGGAAGAAACCAAGCATATCTTCCGCAGCCGGGTTCTCAATCCCAAGTGGATCGCCGGTATGCAGCGGCATGGTTATAAAGGAGCCGGGGATTTGTCGGCGTTGGTCGACAATATCTTTGGCTGGGACGCGACGGCGGAGGTCATGGAAGACTGGATGTACGAACGGCTGGCCAAAACCTATGCCCTGGATGAGAAGATGCAGGAATGGCTGAAGGAAGTGAATCCGTTTGCCCTGCAGAATATCACCGAGCGGCTGCTGGAGGCTATAAAGCGCGGCATGTGGGACGCCAGTCCCGAGATGGTGGATGAACTGCAGGAAATCTATCTGGATGTGGAAGGAGAGCTGGAGGGGCTTTCAGATAATTAAGAAAATCGTTTGGGGTTAAGTCAGATAGTATTGTTGTTAATGTTATTAAAAATTGCATAAAGTAGTTTATGGTGCCCAGTTAAGGGAGAATAGGGAAGTCCGGGGACAGGCGAGAAGCCTGAGAAACGGCGCGTACCCAACACTGTATACGGCGATGAATCTCCACTTCGGAAAATAGGAGAAGCCTTTTTCTGAAGCAGAGCCACTGGATTGAACAATCCAAAATAATTGTTTCAAATTTCCGGCAAATAGTTGTCAAGAAAAGACAGAGGCAGATCATGAAGAGGTATTCAATGGTTAAAAAAAGGATAAAAACGAAAAGTCATCTCTCAAAACGGATAATGTTGGTCGTTTTCGTTTTGTTGTGTTTGATCCAGACGGTATTAATTTCGTCTGAACCGCTTTTGGCGGCAGACTCAACCTTTGATACCGTAGAAGGAAAACTGCAGTGGGGGGACGGGATAGCTGTCACTGAAGGTCAGGCGGTTTTTCAGCTGAAAGAACAGGAGAATCAGTCTCCCGTGAAGCTGGGATGGTTCTGGCAGGGCTCGGGACAGGTGTGGGCTTCGGTGGAGTTTTCCGATCGGAACAGCATTTATTATGTTCTGGAAGGGACAACAGCGCCGGCAATTGATAAAACAACGTTTATCGATAAGAACGGCGTTCCCCGAATTATTGTACCGATCATGGTGGAAGTTCCCACAGGAACAGTATCTCTGGATTTGCTACAAGACTATTGCCGCTATTTCGGGAAGAACGACGTCAGGGCAACAAAAGTGCGTTTTGGTTTCGATGCGACCGGGTTAACCGAAATAAAAAACGTTGCTGTCGATGCGGTGGCGTCGGGTGATGGTCTTGTCAATAGCGGCGACAGTGACGTTTTAAAGGATATCTACTTGCAAATTGAAATTCCTCAGGGCAACAAGGATCGTTATTATCTTGTTCAGGATGTTGAAATCCCGATTCAGGTCGAGGTCAGAACCCTCTTGGATCAGAACGAGAACGGAACCCTGACGATCAGTTTCCCTAAAACGTTAACCGTAACAGCATATGATCAAACCAAGCTGAGCCTTGACGCTGAAAACAGGCTGTCCATGCCGCTTACTATGGGAACGGGGTATGATGCGGAACGATTTGTCATTATGGCCAAAGCATCCGGCTCCGGCAGCCTGTCCGCCTGCGTGCAGCTTGGCGCCAAAACGGAAAACATCGCTGCTGAAATCGCCTGTCCTGATCTGGAGACTATCCGCGATGGCCTTGTGCTGTTGGACGAAGGTGTTTATCCGGAACAGAAAACCGCGCATAAGGTCACATTAAAGAAAGAACTGAAGAATTATATAAAAATTCAGGAAGATGTCGTATCCACGCTGCATCGGCTGTTTGGCACGCTGGAGTCCTATGACAATACGGCGGGGATGGCTTGCGGCGTGCTCCAAAACAATACCGGGTATTCTTTGCCGATCCACATCAAGTTTTCAGTGCTGGATGAGAACGGAAATGAAAACACGAATTTTCGAGGCGCCGATATTCTGAGAGAGGATTCAATCGATCCGCCTGTACCGGAAACCGTGATCAGTGTGGCCAATGCGACAACCCAGGACTTTAAAATGCCGCTTTTCGCCAATGTTTACTCTATTAAACCCGGTATCTACGACGGGAAGCTGGAAGTCTCACTGTTTGGCAGTGATACTGTGCTCGCGGTCCGGCAGCTGAATCTGCATGTTGAAAAAGAAAGCCGTCTCCAGATTCTGATCGGACTGGCAGCCGTAATCCTGTCCCTGGGCAGTATTTTACTGATGGCCTTCAAACAGAAAAAGTGGATCAAGCAGCTGAAGACTAGTGAAATCATTTTGATCGCGCTCTTTACCGCAGTGCAATTCTCCATTGTCGATATCCCCTGGTTTGTTTTCGGGGATGTCCTGCGCGCGGTATTAGGTCCTCTCGGGCCATTTATGAGTATCGTCACAGGGATATTTAATGATATCCTGCAAGCCATGTTTTTAGTGGCCTTGATCGTGCTGGTACCGAAGCCCGGAGTCGTCATTATTTCCGCTATTGTCCGCATCATCCTGCAAGGGATTGCTTTTGGCACGTTTAACCCGATTACGATTCTGTTGATGCTGTCGTATGCCTTTTTGGCGGATGTCCTGCTTAATCTCAGCGGATATACCAGCGGGAGAAAAACTTTTCGCGAAAGTTGGGCCACATTCTCTGTTCTGGGCGTTATTTTTTCCATTCAGCATGTTTATTCCACCTATACGTTCTATTACATCTGGATGTATCTCTACCGTCTTTTCTATCCGGACTGGTATATCAATGTCAATGCCGCTGTTTCCGTAATTTATTCTATTATGGGAGCTGTTATGGGTGTGTACTTGGGGAATAAATTAAGGCGGGTGGTTGAATAATGCGGACGAGATTTCTGGAAGCGGAATTAAAGGATACCATATTTCACCGGCTGGATGTCCGGACCAAGATGCTGATGCTCTTATGTGTCGCCGTTCTCGGCATGGCGCTGGAGCAGTGGAAGGCTTTAGCCGTTGTTTATCTGGCAGTATTGGCGCTGGCAGTGGTGGCCCGGCTGTCTGCTGACAAGTGGAAAGCACTGTTGATTCTTTCTTTTCTCACCTTGTGGGGGATGATGTGGGTTCAGGCGATTTTTTATAACGCCTATCCCCGGACACCGCTGTTATATCTGCTGCCGCCGATGGTCATCAGTCCGTCGACGCCTCTGCTCGGCGGCTTATGGGAGGGAATCGCCTTTTATTATGAAGGATTTACCTACGGCATGGCTCAGTCATTGCGCATGATTGCGCCCATGACCCTCGGTCTGGTGATTTTCTGGACAGAGGATCCGGTGAGAATACTGACCGGACTGAACAAACTGAAACTACCCTATGCGGTATGTTTTATGGTGATGACTTGTTTGCGCTTTATCCCGATTACTTTTGCGGAAGCCAAAGTCACTTTGGATTCGCAGCGCCTGCGCAAATACAAGCCGTTTGAAGCCAAAGGGGTTATCTTGGGCTATGGAATATACAAAACGACGGTTCGGGTGCTGGTACCGCTGCTGGCCAATTGTGTGCGCAAAGCGGCCAATATGGCCAAGAGCGCTGATTCGCGGGCCTTCCGGGCTTCGGATCAGCGAACGGAGTTGCACGAGGTGAAAATTAAGGCCGGAGACAAAATGGCGGTGCTGCTCTTTGTCGGCGTTCTGATTGTGATTCTGGCCTGCAAACTACTGCTGTATCTTTCGGAAGCAGACCGGTTTACCAGTGATCTTTTTGTACCGATTTATTGGTTCACCCATCGCTTTTTATAATACGGAACAGCAAATTTCAGCGTATTGCTGACAGCGCAAGATGCCGAATGAATGGAGGAGGATTGCCATGATCAAAATTGAGAATCTGTCGTTCAGATACCCGACGCGGGAAGAATACGCCCTGCAAAACATTAATTTGGAAATAAAGAAAGGTGAGTTTGTTTTGCTGACCGGCTCAACGGGTTGCGGGAAAACGACCTTGCTGAAGTGTTTGAACGGTATCATCCCGCATGAATCCTCAGGCGAATTGGGTGGGAATGTTTGGATAGACGGTATGGATACCCGGGAACAACCGATTAACATCCTGGCTCAGAAGGTTGGTCTGGTCTTTCAAAATCCGGACGAGCAGCTTTTCTCCACCCGGGTTTTGGATGAGGTTGCCTTCGGGCTGGAAAACCTCTGTTGTCCGTGGGAGGAGATGCGGGCAAGGATTGAATGGGCGCTGGCCAAAGTCGGCATGGCGGCCTATCAAAACCACAGCACCAACGCCTTGTCGGGAGGACAAAAACAAAGGGTGGCGGTGGCCTCTTTATTGGCTTTACAGCCGGAAATACTGGTGCTGGATGAGCCCATCAGCCAGCTGGATCCCAGTGGTGCTCAGGGAGTCCTGGAAGTCGTCAAGAAGCTGAGCGACGACGGCATCACCATTATTCTGGTCGAACACCGTATCCACGAGGTCGCTGCCTGGGCCGACCGGATTGTCGTCATGGATAAAGGCAGAATCGAATTGAATATTCTATCCGAGGAAGTCGGTGAGCATCTGGATACGTTTCAAACGCTGGGTCTGCGAAGTCCGCGGGGAAATAATGATTTTAAGGTGCGATTGCAGGAGGCGGCATCCGCGGCGGTTAATCCTGTCAGAACCATGGCGAAGACGCGGAAAGCGCAAAAAAAGAAAGACCTTGAGACCCCAAGGCCGGCCCTCGGGAACGAGCAGGGAAAAAAGGCAAAGAAGCTGGTTGAAGTCAGCGATTTATGGTTCTCCTACGATAAGAAAAAGGCAAAAAACAAAGCGGAATGCACCTTAAAAGGCCTTGATCTGAATATCTACGCAGGAGAAATCGTGGGGGTGCTGGGGGAAAACGGCAGCGGCAAAACAACCCTGATGCAGCATCTGGCCGGACTGCATCGCCCGCAGAAAGGCCGGGTAAGTATCGAAGGGAAGGATACGGCGAAATATGATGCTTACCGGCTGGCCGGCACGGTGGGGATCCTGTTTCAAAACCCTTCGCTGATGCTGACCTGCGATACGGTCTATGAGGAGGTAGCCTTCGGCCCCCGTAATTTAAAAATGGGGAAGGAAGAAATCGCGGCCCGTGTTGGCCGCTGCCTAAACCTGATGGAACTTGAAGAATTAAGAGTATGCCATCCGCAGACCTTATCCGGAGGCCAGCGTCTACGCTGTGCCGCTTCGACGATTCTGTCCATGAGTCCGGAGGTTATTTTGCTGGATGAACCAACCAGCGGACAGGATATCCTGCATATCCGGAAATTGATGGTCCTTTGCCAGGAATTGGTTAAGCAGGGTAAGGCCGTGGTCATGATTACCCACGATTTTGAAATCGCCGCCGAATACTGTGACCGGATTATCGTACTGAGCAACGGGAACATTGTCCTGGAATGCAGGCCGCAAGAAATACTTGGGTCGTGTGCGCCGGCGGGTGCCAGTCTGATCTAAAACAATCAGAGTCAGTTATTCCGGAGTGAGAGGGCTTGGTTCGGAAAAAATGATTTTGTTTCAATATAAATAGGTAAGTGTTTACTAACTGATTGAAGGAGGAAGATTTCATGTTCCCGATAAAAAAAGCAAAATCAACACTGATTATTTCCCTGATAACAGCTTTAGTGCTGGCGGTCAGCGGCTGCAGCCAATCCGGCGCAGCATCCGGCAGCGCGCAGACCAGCCTGAAGCCGCAGCTGGAACTGGTAAGCGAGATTGCCATGGGCGACGTAGCCGAAGATAAAATTCCCGACGTGACCGCCGCCAGCTGGACCTTTGCGGTGCAGCCCAACAGCCCGATTGTCAGCCCGGACGGTAAAAACGTCCTGGTCGTCGGTGAGGACAAAATGACGTTTAACGACACGACCACCGGAAAGGAGCTGTGGAGCAAAGCGACTTACGGCGGGATAGCATCGTACCTTGTGGACAATAACCGGATTTATATGGCAGAAAAATATGCCAGCAAAAAGGAAAAAGAACACGGCTATATCATTTGTCTGGATAGCGGCACCGGTAATGAACTCTGGAAATATGACGTCCAGAGCGACCTGGGTCCCCTTGTGGCCGCCAATATGCCTGCGGGTACCGCGCCCAGCACAAGCTGTTCGATTAAACTTGTGTTGGATGAAGGCAATATTTATGCAACCGGCGGGACAAGCTGGAAAATAAAAGAAGATAATAACAAGGCTGAAGTATTGCTGTGCATTAATGAAAACGGAAAACAGGTCTGGAAGAAAGAATTCAGCGGCTTACCGGGATTGATCAGCATGAGCAGCCTGCGTTTCATTGACGGCAAACTGGTCATGGGCAATTACAGCTACGGCGACAGTATCAGCGGTCCGGCCTGTGTGAGTGCTTTCGATACCAAAACCGGGGAACTGGCCTGGAAATATGAGATTCCGAATGATCCGGAGCTGGCTAGTTCGGGGGCGACCAATGTGGCTGTTGAGGTGGTCGGAGATAAGGTCGTCGCGGTGGCGCACTTTGGCAAAGCGGTGGTGCTGGATGCCAACGGCAAGAAAATCAATGAGTTTATCGCCTATAAACCGGAGCAGAACCAGAATTATACTTTGTACACAAGTGTTTATGCCAGTGGTTTGGCTGCCGGCAAGGATGAAATCATTATTTGCCCCGGTTCGACTACCGTGAAAGGGGCCAGTGATGTCAAGGTCGACGTTCAGCATTCGGATTCTAACTCCGTCATGGTCTACAGTCTGAACGGGGAACTAAAGTGGAAATTCCGTTTGGGCGGCCAGGTTTCCGCCAGTCTGGTCAAAGACAAGTATTTGCTTCTTTCAACCCTGCACAATGCCAATACACTGGATTACAGCTATTGCGGCGTCTATGTTTTTGACCTTACTCAAAAGACAGATGACACCAATATGGATACCTCGGACCAGAACGTTCTCGATAAATACGTTGGTTTTTATAAGACAGACGGGGCAGTGCTTTATAACTGCCTGAGCGCGTCGGATGACGGAAAAGTTATTTGCGCCACCACCTATCCGACACGAGCCGGTGCGGCAAAAACCGGCAAAAACTCCTTGTATATCCTGAAAATTAATTAATACGATATAAAAGACAATAACCAAAAGACCGCAGCCAAAACCCCGGCCTTCCTTGGTGAAGGCCGGGGGTATTGGTCTGCAGGAGGCAGATAAATGGAATCATTTTTATTGCAGCAGCCGGAAATATTGCTTGAGGTATTGCGATTCAGCCTGCGGGCTTTCCTTTGGATTATTCCGGGAATACTTGTTGTGAACATGCTCATCGAAATAGGTCTCCTGCAAAAGCTTGTCGCCCCAGTGGGCTGGTTTTTCAGAAGATTTGCCAATCTGCCCCCGGAAATCGCCTCTGCTTTTCTTGCCAGCTTCGGTTCGTCCTATGCCGGGGGCTCCATGCTCGTCAATTTTAAAAACAGAGGACTGCTGAACGACCGGCAGGTCCTGCTTTCTTCCATCACGTTTTCGATCCCTTTTCATATTCGGGAACTCTTTTCCTATTATATACCGATTTCTTTTTCGATATTGGGATTAACACTTGGCGGCATGTATATTGCTGTCCATACGATAACCATTATTGTCAAGTTCTTTTTTGTGATTGCAGCGGGAAGATTAACCCTGCCGGCAAAAGATAATAACGAAAGTTACAGACAAGCCGAAGCGGAGAAGCCTTTTCCAAAAGATTGGGTCTCTGTTTTTAGAAAAAGCACCCGGGAGTGCTTCCGAACGGTAAAACGAATGGCAGTAAGCATTCCTTTGGCGGCTTTGATTATATACGAACTAAGCGCTTTGGGGGTATTTCAGCTTTTACCGGTTCAGGCGGAGAGTCTTGGCTTGCCTTCCTGCAGTACGGCTTGCCTGATAACCTATATGGCAAATTCACTGATGGGCCT is a genomic window containing:
- a CDS encoding energy-coupling factor transporter transmembrane component T family protein; amino-acid sequence: MRTRFLEAELKDTIFHRLDVRTKMLMLLCVAVLGMALEQWKALAVVYLAVLALAVVARLSADKWKALLILSFLTLWGMMWVQAIFYNAYPRTPLLYLLPPMVISPSTPLLGGLWEGIAFYYEGFTYGMAQSLRMIAPMTLGLVIFWTEDPVRILTGLNKLKLPYAVCFMVMTCLRFIPITFAEAKVTLDSQRLRKYKPFEAKGVILGYGIYKTTVRVLVPLLANCVRKAANMAKSADSRAFRASDQRTELHEVKIKAGDKMAVLLFVGVLIVILACKLLLYLSEADRFTSDLFVPIYWFTHRFL
- a CDS encoding outer membrane protein assembly factor BamB family protein, with the protein product MFPIKKAKSTLIISLITALVLAVSGCSQSGAASGSAQTSLKPQLELVSEIAMGDVAEDKIPDVTAASWTFAVQPNSPIVSPDGKNVLVVGEDKMTFNDTTTGKELWSKATYGGIASYLVDNNRIYMAEKYASKKEKEHGYIICLDSGTGNELWKYDVQSDLGPLVAANMPAGTAPSTSCSIKLVLDEGNIYATGGTSWKIKEDNNKAEVLLCINENGKQVWKKEFSGLPGLISMSSLRFIDGKLVMGNYSYGDSISGPACVSAFDTKTGELAWKYEIPNDPELASSGATNVAVEVVGDKVVAVAHFGKAVVLDANGKKINEFIAYKPEQNQNYTLYTSVYASGLAAGKDEIIICPGSTTVKGASDVKVDVQHSDSNSVMVYSLNGELKWKFRLGGQVSASLVKDKYLLLSTLHNANTLDYSYCGVYVFDLTQKTDDTNMDTSDQNVLDKYVGFYKTDGAVLYNCLSASDDGKVICATTYPTRAGAAKTGKNSLYILKIN
- a CDS encoding ATP-binding protein, translating into MSKLKKVYPFAAIVGQEEMKKGLLLNAINPKLSGILIRGEKGTAKSTAVRALAALLPEIEVVADCIFGCNPDDAASMCGSCRERLAAGETLPRTKRRMRVVDLPVSATEDRVVGTLDIEQAIKKGEKRFEPGVLAQANRGILYVDEVNLLDDHIVDVLLDSAAMGVNTVEREGVSFSHPANFILVGTMNPEEGELRPQLLDRFGLCVTISGILDPALRVEVVKRRAFFEEAPEDFVVQWEGEEEKLRRQISQAMGLLPKVSISEEMLYMIAQIAIEMGVDGHRADLVMMKAAKTMAALNNREKVSKEDVQQSVDLALLHRMRRKPFQELGIDRQKIQGVMSKN
- the cobN gene encoding cobaltochelatase subunit CobN gives rise to the protein MSVKIIFLTSVEGDIPTLVQGGKQIIAQYGPVIEIVARTKNDLATEERITKLTKKIQDACLVMINLMGGKETLPGFDRVVETAAACGIPLHAQPSAPMPTRELKELSTVAPDDYALIQKYIYYGGKENNVNLLLWAANRFGGHTFPVVEPKMLPWEGIYHPRFPQGISLQDYYQQNCIPGRVTVGISFYRSHWLAENTFFVDALIASLEKQGVNVLPVFLYTTRDEELGSQGLPWEIENYFMQDGQPLIDALISLLSFSHYSSSSPKGADGSVDLCLEKLGVPVIKAIASMNNYQDWSETIQGLNPLDVCMSVALPEFDGALITVPVATREYGQQDPLTGASTVYYRPIPERVDKAARMAVNWGRLRHKPNAEKKVAIIFHNYPPRNDRIGCAFGLDSAASVWNILRDMQAAGYVLEALPQDGQELIENIIQRVTNDRRWSSPEQMARLAVDGVTPEEYNNWFASFPSKVQEQMTGDWGRAPGEVFNYDDRLLIPGIINGNVFIGLQPPRGFGEDPAKIYHSPDASPTHHYLAYYRWIRDDFQADAIMHIGKHGSLEWLPGKSVGLSASCYPDLAITDLPNIYPYIINNPGEGTQAKRRSYACMIDHLIPVMTNADAYDEMAGIEVQLEDYYHAKTLDPDKLPHLQKLIWEKVVAADLDKDLNIDQDTALADFDEFLEDLHGYLSEIKDTQIRDGLHIFGEPPLDARLVEMLVALTRLANGSVPSLRQAAAEVLGYDYDELLAERGKLLPALGKTCGQVLDEINVLILKMMDELFQKDFQVEAIPALCRQFLNKTAKPVEQALRYAATTLVEKLNKTTDELANTLNALNGGFTPPGPSGAPTRGMADILPTGRNFYSVDPQAIPSPAAWKVGVSLGDALLERYLADEGKYPESIGIIIWGTGVMRTKGDDIAEILYLMGIKPVWEERSGRVKGLQLMSLEELGHPRIDVTLRISGLFRDAFPNIVSLLDEAVEMAAGTEEKDEDNYLAKHVRQEIEEYMQAGMDRETAAEYAGFRIFGCRPGAYGAGVSNVIEAKNWQDEKDLGEVYVTWGGYAYGRKTYGKTVPEVFKKRLSKLDLTVKNEDNREYDFLDSDDFYSYHGGMIAAVKAFKGQLPQSYSGDCSDPDRVKMRSTAEETKHIFRSRVLNPKWIAGMQRHGYKGAGDLSALVDNIFGWDATAEVMEDWMYERLAKTYALDEKMQEWLKEVNPFALQNITERLLEAIKRGMWDASPEMVDELQEIYLDVEGELEGLSDN
- a CDS encoding ABC transporter ATP-binding protein; its protein translation is MIKIENLSFRYPTREEYALQNINLEIKKGEFVLLTGSTGCGKTTLLKCLNGIIPHESSGELGGNVWIDGMDTREQPINILAQKVGLVFQNPDEQLFSTRVLDEVAFGLENLCCPWEEMRARIEWALAKVGMAAYQNHSTNALSGGQKQRVAVASLLALQPEILVLDEPISQLDPSGAQGVLEVVKKLSDDGITIILVEHRIHEVAAWADRIVVMDKGRIELNILSEEVGEHLDTFQTLGLRSPRGNNDFKVRLQEAASAAVNPVRTMAKTRKAQKKKDLETPRPALGNEQGKKAKKLVEVSDLWFSYDKKKAKNKAECTLKGLDLNIYAGEIVGVLGENGSGKTTLMQHLAGLHRPQKGRVSIEGKDTAKYDAYRLAGTVGILFQNPSLMLTCDTVYEEVAFGPRNLKMGKEEIAARVGRCLNLMELEELRVCHPQTLSGGQRLRCAASTILSMSPEVILLDEPTSGQDILHIRKLMVLCQELVKQGKAVVMITHDFEIAAEYCDRIIVLSNGNIVLECRPQEILGSCAPAGASLI